In the Streptomyces sp. 3214.6 genome, GGGCGCGACGGCGCAGGACGCCTCGGGTCCCTACGACGCCGAATCCGCCGACCGGATCACACAGTTGTGCGGCGGGCTGCCGCTGGCGCTGCGCATCGTGGGCTCCTCACTGGGCCCGCGCTCACCGCGCGCGCTGGCCTCGGACCTGGGGGCGTACGGCCCGGTGGAGCCGGTCGAGCGAGCGCTGTGGCTGCGCTACACCGACCAGCCGGAGGTGACGCGTCGGCTGCTGCGCCGGCTCGCGCTGGCCGGCCGGGCCTCCCTCGGCGCGGCCGCGGCCGCCGCGCTGCTGGCCACGGACCGGGCGGAGGCGACCCGCCATCTCACGGCCCTCGCCGACGCCGGTCTGGTCGACCACGTCCGCGGTGACCGCTACCGCCTGCACGACCTGGTCCGCGCCTTCGCGCAGGCCCGCCTCCTGGACGAGGAGGAGCAGAGCGAGCGGGCCGCGGCCCAGGAGCGTCTGCTCGTCAGCTACGCCGAGCTCGCCGACTCCGTGCTGCGGCTGGTCGACGGCAACATGTCGACCCGCTCGGACCGGTTCACCCCGCACGGCTTCACCTCCCTGGACGAGGCGCTGCGCTGGCTGGACGACGAGTCGAGCTTCATCACGGCGACACTGCGACACGCGGAGGGCGTCGACCAGAACGCCGTACTGAGCCTGCTGGGCGCGCTGTGCGACTACTGCCTGCTGCGCGGCGACCTCTACCGGCTCGGCGAGATCAGCGAACTGGCGCAGTCGGTCGGCCAGGACCTGCTGGTGCGGTCCGTGCAGTGGCGCACCGGCATCGCGGCCCGTCAGCTCGGCGAGCTCGACAAGGCGCGTACGACGCTCAGTTCGGTCGTCGACCTCTACCTCCAGGCCCACCACGACGCGGGGGCGGCGCGCGCCCTGTGTTCGCTGGGCATCACCCTGCACCACCAGGGGCAGCTCACGGAGGCGGCGGCGAAACTCCGGGAGGCGATGGGCCTACAGGCCGCACCCGAGCTGGCCACGGACCGCGCCTGGACGATGCACGCGCTCGCGGCGGTGGAACGGGACCGGGCGCACCTGGCCGAGGCCCTGGACCTGCTCACCCGCTCGCTGGTCCTGCACCGCGAGGGCGGCTCCGTGCACGGTGAGGCGTGGGCCCACTTCCAGCTGGGCCAGCTGAACCTGCGCCGCGGCGACGCCGACCAGGCCGAGGCCGACCTGCGCCGCGCCCTCGACCTGTACGGCCGCACCCGCGACGCCCGCGGCGAGGCGTGGGCCCTGACCCAGCTCGCGCGGGCCCGGCTCATCGCCGGCGACCCCGGACCGGCGGCGGAGGACCTGCGCCGGGCGGCGGCCCGGCACCGGGACAACGAGGACGCGCGCGGCGAGGCGTGGACGGTCTACTACCTGGGCCTGGCCCTGGAGGAGACGGGCGACCTCGACCATGCCGTCCGCGAGCTGGAACGCTCCCGCTCGCTCTTCTCCCGCCTGCGGGACGTCTACGGCCTGGCGTGCGCCCGCCACCACTCGGCCCGCGTGACCCGCGACCAGCGTGCCGCCCAGACGGGTTCGCTGCGCAACTCCGGCTTCGCCCGCCAGCTCCTGGTCGACGCCCGCGCCGACTTCCAGCGCATCGGCGTCGCCCACGGCGAGGCCTGGACCTGCTTGGAACTCGCGATCGTCGACGCGGGCAACGCCCGTACGCAGGCCGCGCTGGCCCTGTGCGAGGAGGCGACGGCCCTCTTCGCGTCGTACGGCGACCGCCGCGGCGAGGACTGGGCCCGCTTCCTGCGCTGCACCCTCCTGCCGTACGCGGCCCCGGGCGGCGTCGAGGTCGGCACGGCGGTGTCCCAGGAGGAACTGTCCCAGCTCGCCCGCGCCGCCCATCCGTCCCGGGACAGCCAACTGGAGGAGTGCGCCAAAGCCTACGCAGTCCTGCTGGAGAGGGGCGTGAACCTGGACGCGGGTTGGCAGGCCTGGCGCCTGGGCATGGTCCCCGGCCGCCACGCCCGAGAAGTGATGGGAGTAACGCTGACACCAGGCACTACCTCAGCCGAAACACCAGCCAAGCCCCCACACGAGGGCTGACCCCGGGGGCGGGTTCCTCGCAGGGCGATCACCGCGTCCGAGGGGAGGCGGGGGAGGTCGGGGTGCGGCGCTTGGCCGCGTTCGGACCGGGGCGCTCGCCGCGCCTCGGCCGGTGCGGACGCGCGCCTGTCTGCTGCTGTCGCCGGTCGGCGGGCCGTCGGACACGCGGGGCGTGGCCGACGGCGTGCGCCGGTGCCGGTGCGTTCACCGCCGGTCCGTGGGGCGTCACGGCCGTCGGCGGTTCAGCCCTTCGCGGGGGAGGCCGTCTCTGTCGCGCCCTTGCCGGAGGCTTCCTCCGGGCTCGCGGGCTCCTTGAAGTCGACCTTGCCCATGTGCTTGCTCATGGACTTCATCAGGCCCCACACCGCCACCGCCATCGCCGCGAAGACGATGAAGCCGAGGACGCCGGGAGTGACCTTGTTCTCGTCGACCTCCTTGGCGAGGGGGACGAGGTGCGTCATTGCCAGGCTCACGCTTGCGCTCATGTCAGGCATTGTCGCGGATGCCCGCAAAGAGGTCGTCCTCGGGGAGGGAGATGTCGACGCGGGACTTCGCGAGCTCGTACTCCTCCGTGGGCCAGACCTCCTTCTGGATGTCCATCGGCACCCGGAACCAGCCGCCGTCGGGGTCGATCTGCGTGGCGTGGGCGATCAGTGCCTTGTCGCGGATCTCATAGAAGTCGGCGCAGGGAACGTGCGTGGTGAGCGTGCGCTCCTGGATGCCGGAGTCCTCCCAGCGCTTGAGCCACTCCCCGTAGGGGGAGTCCAGACCACGGTCGAGCATCGCCTGGTGCAGCGCCTCGGTGCGGGGACGGTTGAAGCCCTGGTTGTAGTACAGCTTCAGCGGCCGGTAGGCGGGCCCGTACTCGCTCTCGGGGTACTTCTCGGCGTCGTCCGCGCCCTCGAAGGCCACCATCGAGATCTTGTGGGTCATGATGTGGTCGGGGTGCGGGTAGCCGCCGTTCTCGTCGTAGGTGGTGATCACCTGAGGGCGGAAGGAGCGGATCTGCTTCACCAGCTCGCCGGCCGCCTTGTCGACGTCCTCCAGGGCGAAGCAGCCCTCGGGCAGCGGCGGCAGCGGGTCGCCCTCGGGCAGGCCGGAGTCGACGAAGCCGAGCCACTCCTGTCCGACGCCGAGGATCTCGCGGGCCTCGTCCATCTCCTTCTTGCGTACCTCGTGGATGTGCTCCTCGATGTACTTGTCGCCCTGCAGCTTGGGATTGAGGATGGAGCCGCGCTCCCCGCCCGTGCAGGTCACGACCAGCACGTCCACCCCCTCGGACACGTACTTCGCCATGGTGGCCGCGCCCTTGCTCGACTCGTCGTCGGGGTGGGCGTGCACGGCCATCAGTCGCAGCTGGTCAGTCAAGACTCAATCCTCGGTAAGTCGGCGCCCGGCGTGAACCGGCGCGATCGCAGGCTTCTATAGTGACCGAATCGGGGGGCGATTAATTCCGCGCCGGAGGGACGATCATGGGTACGGCGAGCACGCGACTGCCCGAGGGCCGCTACGGCCGCGCCTCGGACGATCGCGCGGACCACAAGCTCAAGATCGCCGGTGCCGTGCTGGGCACGTTGCTGTTGGTGCTGGTCGGGTACTTCGCCTACCACTACGTCGGCCAGAACAAGATCAGCGCCGAGGTGATCACCTTCAAGGCCACCTCGGACGAAGCGGTAGAGCTCCATCTGGAGGTCCGCAAGGACTCGGGTACGAGCGGCTACTGCACGGTCCGCTCGCAGGCCGCCGACGGCACCGAGGTGGGCCGCGCGGACTTCCGCTTCTCGGGTGCGGACAGCCGCATCGACAAGGTGGTCACGCTGCGGACGACGGCGAAGGGCACGACGGCGGAGCTGCTCGGCTGTCACGCCGGGTGACCTCGCGCGGCCCGGCCGCAGGGCATCTGCCGCAATACGTACGCGCTGACCTGCGCTGACGTAATTCTCATGGCTTATGTCCTCCCCCTTCGGCCACTGAATTGTTAGGCTCGTGGTTTCGCCCATCACCTGAGGAACATGCTTCTGGGTAGGGCGATGCTTTGTATTCCCAGTACCGACGAGGAGCACCTGTGACCCAGACCAGCGAGTCCGTCACCTGGCTGACCCAGGAGGCGTACAACAAGCTCAAGGTCGAGCTTGAGTACCTTACTGGTCCTGCGCGCACGGAGATCGCCGCCAAGATCGCCGCCGCGCGCGAGGAGGGGGACCTGCGCGAGAACGGCGGGTACCACGCGGCCAAGGAGGAGCAGGGCAAGCAGGAGCTCCGTGTGCGCCAGCTGACCCAGCTTCTCGAGAACGCCAAGGTCGGCGAGGCACCCGCTTCCACGGACGGCGCGGTGGCGCCCGGCATGGTCGTGACGATCGCCTTCGACGGTGACGAGGACGACACCATGACGTTCCTGCTCGCCTCGCGCGAGTACGCGAGCTCCGACATCGAGACCTACTCGCCGCAGTCCCCCCTGGGCACCGGCGTGATCGGTCACAAGGTCGGCGAGGACGCGGCCTACGAGCTGCCGAACGGCAAGAAGGCCTCCGTGCGCATCCTCAAGGCCGAGCCCTACAGCGGCTGAGCCCTCCTTTCCTGAATTTCCGGACGAGCCCCCGGCGCCCCCGTGCGCCGGGGGTTTTCGTCATGCCGTCGCCGAGCGGTACTTGCGGACCGCGAGCGTCCGGAAGATCAGGACGATCAGGACCGAGTAGATCAGCGAGGCCCAGACCGGGTGCTGCATGGGCCAGGCGTCGGACTGCGACTGGCCTGGATTGGCGAAGAGCACCCTGGAGGCCTGGACGGTGGCGCTGAAGGGGTTCCACTCGGCGATGTGGCGCAGCCAGGGCGTCATGTTGCTGGTGTCGACGAAGGCGTTGGATATGAACGTCACCGGGAAGAGCCAGATCAGTCCGCCGGAGGTGGCCGCCTCGGGGGTGCGGACGCTCAGGCCTATCAGGGCGCCGATCCAGGTGAACGCGTAGCCCAGCAGGAGCAGCAGACCGAAGGCGGCCAGCACCCTGCCGATGTTGGTGTCGCCGTCGGAGCCGACCCGCCAGCCGACCAGAAGGGCGACGATCGCGAGGACGAGCAGGGTGAGCGCCGTCTGCACGAGGTCGGCGAGGGTACGGCCGGTCAGCACCGCACCGCGCGCCATCGGCAGGGAGCGGAAGCGGTCGATGAGGCCCTTGTGCATGTCGTCGGCTATACCGGCGCCGGCGCCCGCGGTGGCGAAGGTGACGGTCTGCGCGAAGATGCCGGCCATGAGGAAGTTCTTGTAGTCGGTGGCGCTCGTGCTGCCGCCGATCCGCATGGATCCGCCGAACACGTAGGTGAAGAGCACCACGAACATGATGGGCTGGATGAGCCCGAAAATAACCATTTCCGGAATCCGGCTCATGCGAATCAAGTTGCGCTTCGCAACGACCAGCGAGTCGCGAACGGACTGTCCGAGTGGATGGGCGGGGGCGGGCGCCGCGCCGCGTACGGCGTCGGTGACGGCACTCATTCGACGGTCTCCCTCTCACTGTGTCCGTTGCGGCTGTTCTCTTCGCTCGTCTCGGTCTTCCCCTCGGCGACATGTCCGGTCAGGGACAGGAAGACGTCGTCGAGTGTGGGGCGGCGCAGACCTATGTCGTCTATCTCTATGCCGCGGGTGTCGAGCTCGCGGATGACCTCGGCGAGGAGCTTGGCGCCACCGGAGACGGGCACGGTGAGCTTGCGGGTGTGCTGCTCGACCGTCGTCTCGCCCTTGCCGAAGCCGGCCAGGACCTCCGCTGCCGTGGTGATGTGTTCGCGGTTGTGCACCACGACCTCCACGCGCTCGCCGCCGGTGCGGGCCTTGAGCTGGTCGGAGGTGCCGCGGGCGATGACGCGGCCGTGGTCGACGACCGCGATGTCGTGCGCGAGGTGGTCGGCCTCTTCGAGGTACTGGGTGGTCAGCAGCAGCGTCGTGCCGCCGGACACGAGCCGTTTGATGACGTCCCACAGCAGTTGGCGGTTGCGCGGGTCGAGGCCGGTCGTCGGCTCGTCCATGAACATCACGGGCGGTGAGACCACCAGTGCCGCGGCCAGGTCGAGGCGGCGGCGCATGCCTCCGGAGTAGGTCTTGGCGGTGCGGTCGCCGGCGTCCGCGAGGTCGAACTGCTCGAGCAGTTCGGCGGCCCGGGCCTTCGCCGCGCGGGCCTTCATCTGGTAGAGCTGTCCCACCATCTGGAGGTTCTCGCGGCCGGTGAGGTATTCGTCGACCGCCGCGAACTGGCCGGACAGGCCGATCGAGCGGCGCACCTCGTTGGGGTGCTTGAGCACGTCGAGGCCGGCGACCACGGCCCGGCCGCGGTCGGGGCGCAGGAGGGTGGTCAGGCAGCGGACCGCGGTGGTCTTGCCCGCGCCGTTCGGCCCGAGCAGGCCGAGGACGGTGCCCTCCGGGACGTCGAGGTCGACGCCGTCCAGAGCCTTTACGTCACCGAAGGTTTTCACCAGGCCTTCGGCGTAGATGGCGCCTGGCATATGAGTCTCCACGTCATTGAGGATTCTTCGGAAAGCCTAGGTTTGTACTTTTCGTTCCGCCCGACAGGGCCGAAAGTGCACGGCTTGAGCGGCATGAGACACACCATAACGCGATGTATCGCGTCTCACAACGGACTTACACGAATGAGTGACAAAAGGGCTCTGACCTCAGTCGATGACGGTGTAGCCGGCGTCGCGCAGGGCCCGGCCGACCTCGGCGCAGTGCGCCGACCCCTTCGTCTCCAGGTGCAGTTCGACCTCCGCCTCGGTCAGCCCGAGCCGGGGGTCGGTCCGCACATGGCTCACGTCGAGAACGTTAGCGTCGACCACTGACAACACCCCGAGAAGCGTGGCAAGGGCGCCCGGCCGGTCCGTCAACCGCAGCCGTACGGCCAGGTAGCGGCCCTGCGCCGCCATGCCGTGCCGCAGCACCCGCTGCATCAGCACCGGATCGACGTTGCCCCCGGACAGCACCGCGACGACCGGCCCCTCGAAGGCGCCGGGGTCGCTCAGCAGCGCGGCCACCGGGCTCGCCCCGGCCGGTTCGACGACCAGTTTGGCCCGCTCCAGGCACAGCAGCAGCGCGGTGGACAACTCGTCCTCCGTCACCGTGCGCACCTCGTCCACCAGCTCGCCGATGATGCCGAACGGCACGTCACCGGGCCGGCCGACCTTGATGCCGTCGGCCATCGTCGCCGGGTTCCTGATCGACACCGGCCGGCCGGCCGCCAGCGAGGGCGGGTACGCGGCGGCCCCCGCCGCCTGCACGCCGACGATCCGCACGTCCGGCCGCAGCGCCTTCACCGCGACCGCGATGCCCGCCGCGAGACCGCCGCCGCCGATCCCGACGACGATCGTGCGCACCTCCGGGCACTGCTCCAGGATCTCCAGGCCGACCGTGCCCTGCCCCGCGATGACGTCGGGGTGGTCGAAGGGGTGGATGAACACCGCGCCCGTGTCGGCCGCGTACTCCTGCGCCGCGGCCAGCGTCTCGTCGACCACGGCGCCGTGCAGGCGCACCTCGGCGCCGTACTCACGCGTGGCGCTGATCTTCGGCAGCGGCGCGCCCTTGGGCATGAACACCGTGGACCGCACACCCAGCACCCGCGACGCCAGCGCCACGCCCTGCGCGTGGTTGCCCGCGCTCGCCGCGACGACCCCCGCGGCCCGCTCCTCCGGCAGCAGCCCGGCGATCCGGACGTACGCGCCGCGCAGCTTGAACGATCCCGTCCGCTGGAGGTTCTCGCACTTGAAGTGGACGGGTGCGCCGACCAGCTGGGTCAGATGCCTGCTGCCCTCCATCGCGGTCACCCGCGCCACGCCCGACAGCATCTTCTGGGCGCCGCGCACATCGTCGAGGGTGACGCGGCGCAAGGAGTCAGCCGTGCTGTAGCTCATGACTCCAGCATCGCAGTTCACAGGCGGGAACGACCGTTGTGACCAACCTCCGAGACCGGTTTCCGCAGCGCCGGTACGACCCGCCTTCCAGCCGCGTACTCTGTCCCCCATTCCAGCAGCCTCTTCATGAAGCGAGCCCCCGGCCATGCCCACAACACCTGAAATGTCGATGGACATGACGACCGTCGGTGACACCGGTCTCCTCGACACTCTGCAGCACGAGGTCGCGGTGTTCGCCCGCCGTGCCGAACAGACCCGGCTCGGCGGTGTCGGGCAGGTGCGCAACTCCATGGACCGCGCCGCGTACCTGCTGCTCAACCGCCTCGACAACGAAGGCCCGATGGGCGTCAAGGCGCTCGCCGCGAGCATGGGCATCGACTCGTCCACGGTCACCCGGCAGGTGGCTCCGCTCGTCGACACCGGCCTGGTCAAGCGGACCTCGCACCCCGAGGACGGGCGGGCCGTGGTGCTCCAGCTGTCCCCGCGCGGGCAGTCTCGTCTGGAGGAAGTCCGGTCCTCCCGGCGTCAGTTGATGGCCGAGCTGACGGAGGACTGGGCGCCGGAGGAGCGCGAGTCGTTCTGCGCGCTCCTCACCCGCTTCAACACCGCGCTGTCCTCCCGGATGGCGGTCCAGGGCCTACCGGGCACGGAGCCGTCGCCGGCCACTTCCTGAGCGCCGGCCGCGCCCCGCGCGGCGGCCCACACGCGTCCCCTCGCTCTCCCGTGACCTTCCGACGACTTTCCGGCGGGCGTGCGCGGCTCTTGACCGAAAGCCCGCCCCTGGCCTCATATGAGACCGGGGCATATGGCCCTCCAGGGGGACGCCGTCAGGCGGGAGGCTCGGTGTGCGAGAGACGCGTGCGGCCCATGAAGCCCGCCGGGCCCGGGAGTTCGAGACGTTCGTCGCGGGTGCGGGCGGGCGGCTGCTGCACGCCGCCACGCTGCTCACCGCGGAGGCCCCGCACGACAACCCGCGCGCGCGTCGGCTGCTGACGCTGGCCCTCGCGCGCACCTACGCGTGCTGGGACCGGCTGCACGGCGAGGACCCGTACAACCGTGCCCGCGAGTATCTGGCCACCCGCTTCGCGCACGAGGCGTGGCACCAGTACGCGTGGCAGCTGTACGACGCCCTGCCCCTTGGCCGTACCCGCCCGCGCTCCGCCTCCGGCACGCTGGCGCAGCTCACCCCGCAGGAGCGCCTGATCCTGGTCCTGAGGCTCTACGAGGGCGTCGCCGAGGAACAGGTGGCGGCCCTGCTCGGGCTGCCGACGGAACGTGTCCGCACCGCCTGCGACCGGGCGACGGCGACGCTGCTGCATCCGCCGCGCGGACCGGCGCCCGCGGTGCGCCGGGCGAAGGCGGCGGCCTCGTGAACCGGGCCGAGCGGGAGGCCGCGGTACGCCGGATCATGGAGCGGACGGCGCCGCGCGTGCCGACGGACCTCCACGCCGACGTCGTACGCCGCGGCAGCCGTATCCTGCGCCGCCACACGCTCGCCCTGCGACTGCTGTGGCTGCTGCTGTTCGCGGCGACCGTGGCGTTCGTGGTGTGGGCGGCGGTGGCCCAGCCCTGGGTGGAGCCGCCGTCACAGACGACCCCACCGCTCACCGACTGGTAGCCCCTGGGGCTGTGGCCGGACAGGACCTGACCGCCGACCTAGCCGAGGGCCTGCTGCAGGTCCTCGAGGAGGTCGTCGACGTTCTCGATGCCCACGGAGAGCCGGACGAGGTCGCCGGGCACCTCCAGCGCCGAACCGGCCACGGACGCGTGCGTCATGCGCCCCGGGTGCTCGATCAGGGACTCGACGCCGCCCAGGGACTCCCCGAGGGTGAACACCTTGGCGCGATTGCAGACCTCGACGGCCGCCTCCTCGCCCCCGGTGACCCGGAAGGAGACCATGCCGCCGAACGCCCGCATCTGCTTGGCGGCGACCTCGTGACCGGGGTGGTCCGGCAGGCCCGGGTAGAGCACGTGCGTCACGCGCGCGTGCCGGGTCAGCATGTCGGCGACCTTGGTGGCGTTCTGGCTGTGCCGGTCCATGCGCACCGCCAGCGTCTTGGCGCCGCGCAGCACCAGCCAGGAGTCGAAGGGCCCGGCGACCGCGCCCATCGCGTTCTGGTGGTACGCCAGCTCCTCGCCGAGGGCCTCGTCGGCGGTGATCAGCGCGCCGCCGACGACGTCGGAGTGGCCGCCCATGTACTTCGTCAGGGAGTGCACGACGACGTCCGCGCCGAGCGACAGCGGCTGCTGCAGGTACGGCGTGGCGAAGGTGTTGTCGACGACGAGACGGGCGCCCGCGTCCCGGGCTACCTGGGCGACGGCGGCGATGTCGGTGATGCCCAGGAGCGGGTTGGAGGGGGTCTCCACCCACACGGCCTTGGTCTTCGGGGTGATCGCGGCCCGTACGGCGGAGGCGTCGCCGGTGTCGGCGACCGACCACTCCACGCCCCAGCGGGCGACGACCTTCGCGAAGAGACGGAACGTGCCGCCGTAGGCGTCGTTCGGGATGACCACGTGGTCGCCGGGGCTGAGCAGCGTACGCAACAGGCAGTCCTCGGCCGCCAGTCCGGAAGCGAACGCGAGGCCTCGGCGGCCGCCCTCGAGGGCCGCGAGGTTCTCCTCCAGGGCGGTCCTGGTCGGGTTGGCGCTGCGGCTGTACTCGTAGCCGCCGCGCAGTCCGCCGACGCCGTCCTGCTTGTAGGTCGAGACCTGGTAGATCGGCGGGACGACCGCGCCGGTGAGGGGATCGGCGGTGTTGCCCGCGTGGATCGCGAGGGTCTCGAAGTGCTGACTGATGTGCCTGTCGCTCATGGGCACCGAGCGTAGTCCGCTCACGCGCCCGGCGCGGGACGGCCGCCGGACCCGATCGCGGGACGGCCGTTCGGCCGGTCGCGGGGGCAGCGGCCGGGACGGAGGTTTTCCACAGGTGCGGGGCCGGGTTGGCCAATTGTCGGCGCGGTCTGGTTCGCTTGTGGCATGGAGATTCTCTGGGTCCTGATGGCGGTGGTCCTGATCGGCTTCGTGCTGCTGCCGTTCCTGCGGCGCAGGCGCGGCCAGGTCGAGCTGGTTCCGGCTGATCACCCGGACGCCGCGGACCCGGCGACCTACGGTTTCGTGCGCACGGAGGAGCTGGACATCCGCATGCCCGGCCCCGACCAGGACCTGCTGGACGTCCTGGACGTGGTGCAGCACACGCAGGACTACCGGGCGGCCCAGCAGTTGCTGGCCGGCACGGAGACCGAGGGTGAGCTGCGCTGGCAGCGCGTGCAGGCCTTCGCGGGGGCGGCGGCGCTGGAGCTGCAGCAGCGACCGGGCGGGGTCGGCGAGATACCGGGCGGGCAGTGGCTGCGGGTTTGGCGGACGGAGGCGCCGAAGGACGCGGGCGGTGCGGCC is a window encoding:
- a CDS encoding tetratricopeptide repeat protein, with product MRDGHRADAERLLARAVEEEVRRSGGRTDRQALMTRARGALDDMAQTAAQEYEEYARALEETEARQISFGQRYAREGGRTPLLVAGVAALTTAVADLALGTGPGTALGAGVTVGVVGAAATVVKVAGSHLPAAHHRAGEAGQPGGAEQLRLQWLTALEVRGIRPFLDQQRVLSATTGPKKTAGPQLRGADKSAAARGRTVLGQSFAQLPEAAGPFAGRRAELARIRQWVQAARASTETRPTVVVLHGTPGSGRTTLAVRAAHDLRDQFRGACVVDLRGGSAGETPLPTRDALLHLLNRLGAPREQLLFRERSSADQQVKRLSELYHQHLTGLPVTVILDDASDPEQVRALVPERSDSLVLVTARTPLSLPAELSAWVHELAVRPLEAAGAEELLGATAQDASGPYDAESADRITQLCGGLPLALRIVGSSLGPRSPRALASDLGAYGPVEPVERALWLRYTDQPEVTRRLLRRLALAGRASLGAAAAAALLATDRAEATRHLTALADAGLVDHVRGDRYRLHDLVRAFAQARLLDEEEQSERAAAQERLLVSYAELADSVLRLVDGNMSTRSDRFTPHGFTSLDEALRWLDDESSFITATLRHAEGVDQNAVLSLLGALCDYCLLRGDLYRLGEISELAQSVGQDLLVRSVQWRTGIAARQLGELDKARTTLSSVVDLYLQAHHDAGAARALCSLGITLHHQGQLTEAAAKLREAMGLQAAPELATDRAWTMHALAAVERDRAHLAEALDLLTRSLVLHREGGSVHGEAWAHFQLGQLNLRRGDADQAEADLRRALDLYGRTRDARGEAWALTQLARARLIAGDPGPAAEDLRRAAARHRDNEDARGEAWTVYYLGLALEETGDLDHAVRELERSRSLFSRLRDVYGLACARHHSARVTRDQRAAQTGSLRNSGFARQLLVDARADFQRIGVAHGEAWTCLELAIVDAGNARTQAALALCEEATALFASYGDRRGEDWARFLRCTLLPYAAPGGVEVGTAVSQEELSQLARAAHPSRDSQLEECAKAYAVLLERGVNLDAGWQAWRLGMVPGRHAREVMGVTLTPGTTSAETPAKPPHEG
- the mca gene encoding mycothiol conjugate amidase Mca; this encodes MAVHAHPDDESSKGAATMAKYVSEGVDVLVVTCTGGERGSILNPKLQGDKYIEEHIHEVRKKEMDEAREILGVGQEWLGFVDSGLPEGDPLPPLPEGCFALEDVDKAAGELVKQIRSFRPQVITTYDENGGYPHPDHIMTHKISMVAFEGADDAEKYPESEYGPAYRPLKLYYNQGFNRPRTEALHQAMLDRGLDSPYGEWLKRWEDSGIQERTLTTHVPCADFYEIRDKALIAHATQIDPDGGWFRVPMDIQKEVWPTEEYELAKSRVDISLPEDDLFAGIRDNA
- a CDS encoding DUF4307 domain-containing protein encodes the protein MGTASTRLPEGRYGRASDDRADHKLKIAGAVLGTLLLVLVGYFAYHYVGQNKISAEVITFKATSDEAVELHLEVRKDSGTSGYCTVRSQAADGTEVGRADFRFSGADSRIDKVVTLRTTAKGTTAELLGCHAG
- the greA gene encoding transcription elongation factor GreA, which produces MTQTSESVTWLTQEAYNKLKVELEYLTGPARTEIAAKIAAAREEGDLRENGGYHAAKEEQGKQELRVRQLTQLLENAKVGEAPASTDGAVAPGMVVTIAFDGDEDDTMTFLLASREYASSDIETYSPQSPLGTGVIGHKVGEDAAYELPNGKKASVRILKAEPYSG
- a CDS encoding ABC transporter permease, giving the protein MSAVTDAVRGAAPAPAHPLGQSVRDSLVVAKRNLIRMSRIPEMVIFGLIQPIMFVVLFTYVFGGSMRIGGSTSATDYKNFLMAGIFAQTVTFATAGAGAGIADDMHKGLIDRFRSLPMARGAVLTGRTLADLVQTALTLLVLAIVALLVGWRVGSDGDTNIGRVLAAFGLLLLLGYAFTWIGALIGLSVRTPEAATSGGLIWLFPVTFISNAFVDTSNMTPWLRHIAEWNPFSATVQASRVLFANPGQSQSDAWPMQHPVWASLIYSVLIVLIFRTLAVRKYRSATA
- a CDS encoding ATP-binding cassette domain-containing protein, which gives rise to MPGAIYAEGLVKTFGDVKALDGVDLDVPEGTVLGLLGPNGAGKTTAVRCLTTLLRPDRGRAVVAGLDVLKHPNEVRRSIGLSGQFAAVDEYLTGRENLQMVGQLYQMKARAAKARAAELLEQFDLADAGDRTAKTYSGGMRRRLDLAAALVVSPPVMFMDEPTTGLDPRNRQLLWDVIKRLVSGGTTLLLTTQYLEEADHLAHDIAVVDHGRVIARGTSDQLKARTGGERVEVVVHNREHITTAAEVLAGFGKGETTVEQHTRKLTVPVSGGAKLLAEVIRELDTRGIEIDDIGLRRPTLDDVFLSLTGHVAEGKTETSEENSRNGHSERETVE
- the ilvA gene encoding threonine ammonia-lyase, whose amino-acid sequence is MSYSTADSLRRVTLDDVRGAQKMLSGVARVTAMEGSRHLTQLVGAPVHFKCENLQRTGSFKLRGAYVRIAGLLPEERAAGVVAASAGNHAQGVALASRVLGVRSTVFMPKGAPLPKISATREYGAEVRLHGAVVDETLAAAQEYAADTGAVFIHPFDHPDVIAGQGTVGLEILEQCPEVRTIVVGIGGGGLAAGIAVAVKALRPDVRIVGVQAAGAAAYPPSLAAGRPVSIRNPATMADGIKVGRPGDVPFGIIGELVDEVRTVTEDELSTALLLCLERAKLVVEPAGASPVAALLSDPGAFEGPVVAVLSGGNVDPVLMQRVLRHGMAAQGRYLAVRLRLTDRPGALATLLGVLSVVDANVLDVSHVRTDPRLGLTEAEVELHLETKGSAHCAEVGRALRDAGYTVID
- a CDS encoding MarR family winged helix-turn-helix transcriptional regulator, with product MSMDMTTVGDTGLLDTLQHEVAVFARRAEQTRLGGVGQVRNSMDRAAYLLLNRLDNEGPMGVKALAASMGIDSSTVTRQVAPLVDTGLVKRTSHPEDGRAVVLQLSPRGQSRLEEVRSSRRQLMAELTEDWAPEERESFCALLTRFNTALSSRMAVQGLPGTEPSPATS
- a CDS encoding sigma factor-like helix-turn-helix DNA-binding protein produces the protein MRETRAAHEARRAREFETFVAGAGGRLLHAATLLTAEAPHDNPRARRLLTLALARTYACWDRLHGEDPYNRAREYLATRFAHEAWHQYAWQLYDALPLGRTRPRSASGTLAQLTPQERLILVLRLYEGVAEEQVAALLGLPTERVRTACDRATATLLHPPRGPAPAVRRAKAAAS
- a CDS encoding cystathionine gamma-synthase, with the protein product MSDRHISQHFETLAIHAGNTADPLTGAVVPPIYQVSTYKQDGVGGLRGGYEYSRSANPTRTALEENLAALEGGRRGLAFASGLAAEDCLLRTLLSPGDHVVIPNDAYGGTFRLFAKVVARWGVEWSVADTGDASAVRAAITPKTKAVWVETPSNPLLGITDIAAVAQVARDAGARLVVDNTFATPYLQQPLSLGADVVVHSLTKYMGGHSDVVGGALITADEALGEELAYHQNAMGAVAGPFDSWLVLRGAKTLAVRMDRHSQNATKVADMLTRHARVTHVLYPGLPDHPGHEVAAKQMRAFGGMVSFRVTGGEEAAVEVCNRAKVFTLGESLGGVESLIEHPGRMTHASVAGSALEVPGDLVRLSVGIENVDDLLEDLQQALG